From a single Methanofollis sp. W23 genomic region:
- the hisA gene encoding 1-(5-phosphoribosyl)-5-[(5-phosphoribosylamino)methylideneamino]imidazole-4-carboxamide isomerase: MMVFPAVDILGGQCVQLVQGKRESARTFGTPLENARRWLDAGAEALHVVNLDGAFGSARANAEMIREVVEETGVFVQLGGGIRSREDARAWLETGVGRVILGTVAVREPEIVRDLSLEFGPEQVMAGVDARGGAVVIEGWQEEAGDYLAWAERFEMLGAGSLLFTNVAVEGLCQGIETRPVARLLERTSLPVVVAGGVTSAADVRALRDLGVAGVVLGSALYNGKITFEEALEAAR; the protein is encoded by the coding sequence ATGATGGTCTTTCCGGCAGTCGATATCCTGGGCGGGCAGTGCGTGCAACTGGTCCAGGGGAAGCGGGAGAGTGCGCGGACTTTCGGGACGCCGCTTGAGAATGCACGCCGCTGGCTGGACGCGGGGGCCGAGGCGCTCCATGTGGTGAACCTGGACGGGGCCTTCGGGTCGGCGCGGGCGAATGCCGAGATGATCCGCGAGGTGGTCGAGGAGACCGGGGTCTTTGTGCAGCTCGGCGGTGGGATCAGGAGCCGCGAGGACGCCCGCGCCTGGCTGGAGACCGGGGTCGGGCGGGTGATCCTGGGTACGGTGGCGGTCCGCGAGCCCGAGATCGTCCGCGATCTCTCCCTGGAGTTCGGGCCTGAGCAGGTGATGGCCGGCGTCGACGCACGGGGCGGGGCGGTGGTCATCGAAGGCTGGCAGGAGGAGGCCGGCGACTATCTTGCCTGGGCGGAACGCTTCGAGATGCTCGGGGCGGGTTCGCTCCTCTTCACCAATGTGGCGGTCGAAGGGCTCTGCCAGGGTATCGAGACCAGACCGGTCGCACGTCTCCTGGAGCGGACCTCCCTGCCGGTGGTCGTGGCCGGGGGGGTGACGAGCGCGGCGGACGTGCGGGCGCTGCGCGACCTGGGGGTCGCGGGCGTGGTGCTCGGGTCGGCGCTGTACAATGGAAAAATCACGTTTGAAGAGGCACTGGAGGCGGCACGATGA
- a CDS encoding methionine adenosyltransferase codes for MIRNIRVEQIEQTPIERQQIELVERKGIGHPDSIADGIAEAVSRALCRAYMDECGVYLHHNTDQGEIVAGESIPCFGGGKVVKPIYALLTGRATKVFDGVNIPADAIAVEAARAYVKSIIPIMNMERDIIVDCRMGAGSTDLRDVFKTCGGTRVMRANDTSFGVGHAPFSEAESLVKGVSDYIDTVYRPRHPEVGTDVKVMGLRDGDEITLTLAVAMVDRYLSDIGEYAEAVEKLKESIQEIAPRFTGRTTRVHINTADDIASGSVFLTVNGTSAEMGDDGSVGRGNRCNGLITPNRPMSMEATSGKNPINHIGKIYNLLATHLGTTCVAEVDGIEEIYIRLLSQIGHPIDQPLVASVQIIPQQGVDLTEVTPAVEAIIDTGLEDIAGVTEKVIRGELKTF; via the coding sequence ATGATCAGGAATATCAGGGTAGAGCAGATCGAACAGACCCCTATCGAGAGACAACAGATCGAACTGGTCGAGCGAAAAGGCATCGGCCACCCTGACAGCATCGCCGATGGGATCGCTGAGGCGGTCTCGCGGGCGCTCTGCCGGGCGTATATGGATGAGTGCGGGGTGTACCTCCACCACAACACCGACCAGGGCGAGATCGTGGCCGGCGAGTCCATCCCCTGCTTTGGCGGCGGCAAGGTGGTCAAGCCGATCTATGCGCTTCTCACCGGACGGGCCACCAAGGTCTTTGACGGAGTCAATATCCCGGCCGACGCCATCGCGGTCGAGGCGGCCAGGGCCTATGTGAAGAGCATCATCCCCATCATGAATATGGAGCGCGACATCATCGTCGACTGTCGGATGGGGGCGGGGTCGACCGACCTGCGGGACGTCTTCAAGACCTGCGGGGGCACCAGGGTGATGCGGGCAAACGACACCTCGTTCGGTGTGGGCCACGCTCCCTTCAGCGAGGCCGAGAGCCTGGTCAAGGGGGTCTCAGATTATATCGACACCGTCTACCGCCCGCGCCACCCCGAGGTCGGGACCGACGTGAAGGTGATGGGGCTGCGTGACGGCGACGAGATCACCCTCACCCTTGCGGTAGCGATGGTCGACCGTTATCTCTCAGACATCGGTGAGTACGCCGAGGCGGTCGAGAAACTGAAAGAAAGCATCCAGGAGATTGCCCCCCGGTTCACGGGGCGCACGACCAGGGTGCATATCAACACCGCCGACGATATCGCCAGCGGGAGCGTGTTCCTGACGGTGAACGGCACCTCGGCCGAGATGGGCGACGACGGCTCGGTCGGCAGAGGCAACCGGTGCAACGGGCTGATCACCCCCAACCGCCCGATGAGTATGGAGGCGACGAGCGGGAAGAACCCGATCAACCATATCGGTAAGATCTACAACCTCCTCGCCACGCACCTCGGCACCACCTGCGTCGCCGAGGTAGACGGGATCGAGGAGATCTATATCAGGCTCCTCTCCCAGATCGGTCATCCGATCGACCAGCCGCTGGTGGCAAGTGTCCAGATCATCCCGCAGCAGGGCGTCGATCTCACCGAGGTCACGCCGGCGGTCGAGGCGATCATCGACACCGGGCTTGAGGACATCGCCGGGGTGACCGAGAAGGTCATCAGGGGCGAACTCAAGACTTTCTAA
- the mtxX gene encoding methanogenesis marker protein Mmp4/MtxX has translation MSIGIGAGADPEKVAASVRKVGNRLQVVCYCCPGAMDGLGVETRESECPWEMMVDDLLAGRIEGAVRGTLPANETLRCLKAGCGVDHLERVALLESANGVQFLFAPVGVDEGWTVAEKLAFVEKARPIARAFGLSAGVAVLSGGRYGDVGRHQAVDRSLADAELVARLAGAEHCEVRIEDAVQECGVVIAPDGITGNLIFRTLTFLGGGAGHGAPVVNIGPIFVDSSRASPDYSSALLLASSMIKSERSE, from the coding sequence ATGAGCATCGGGATCGGGGCTGGCGCCGACCCGGAGAAGGTCGCCGCGAGTGTCAGGAAGGTCGGAAACCGTCTGCAGGTCGTCTGTTACTGTTGCCCTGGGGCGATGGACGGTCTGGGGGTCGAGACACGTGAGAGCGAGTGCCCCTGGGAGATGATGGTCGACGACCTCCTGGCCGGGCGGATCGAGGGGGCGGTGCGGGGCACCCTCCCGGCCAATGAGACGCTGCGGTGCCTGAAGGCAGGGTGCGGTGTCGATCATCTGGAACGGGTTGCCCTTTTAGAGTCGGCGAATGGTGTCCAGTTCCTTTTTGCCCCGGTGGGGGTGGACGAGGGATGGACGGTCGCCGAGAAACTTGCGTTTGTCGAGAAGGCGCGGCCGATCGCGCGTGCGTTCGGGCTCTCGGCGGGCGTCGCCGTTCTTTCTGGCGGGCGGTACGGCGACGTGGGGCGCCACCAGGCGGTGGACCGGTCGCTTGCCGATGCCGAACTGGTCGCCCGTCTGGCAGGGGCAGAACACTGCGAGGTCCGCATCGAAGACGCGGTGCAGGAGTGCGGGGTGGTCATCGCCCCAGACGGGATCACGGGCAACCTGATCTTTCGCACGCTCACCTTCCTGGGGGGGGGAGCGGGACATGGGGCGCCGGTGGTCAATATTGGGCCGATCTTTGTAGATTCTTCGCGCGCCTCTCCCGACTACTCAAGCGCTCTTCTCCTTGCCTCGTCGATGATAAAATCTGAAAGATCTGAGTAA
- a CDS encoding replication factor C large subunit — protein sequence MDWTEKYRPQSLRDLVGNGPAVRQVYEWARSWTRESPPLVLYGKPGIGKTSSAHALARDLHWEVVELNASDQRTRGVLERVAGTSSATASLLGAERKLILLDEADNLHGTADRGGARAIIEIVRHSCQPIILIANDLYGLPKELRAIGEPVQFRAIQARSIVPRLREICRCEGVSCSQDALMAIAQSAGGDIRAAVNMLYASALGKQEVGADDVHTSQKDQRSTIFDLVASTYAGRKSDTELDRLGWEVDEDPGTVLQWLEGNLHTLQRPEAETRAYTPLARADEWLGLTRRRQYFALWKYARAMMILGVKEAAGGAGAHGRLMPPARWRRMGGGRKQKSIRASVMQKLSHALSLPQHTIREEYLPLITHLIEEDPALYAETLVFDADELNFFLHDKPRSKAVIKELKAAERARKKKEKEKERERKKIEKEKKKAEAKAREDPPVPEEKSQPKVNQATLFDAF from the coding sequence ATGGACTGGACCGAGAAGTACCGCCCACAGAGTCTCCGGGACCTTGTCGGGAACGGACCAGCCGTGCGCCAGGTCTACGAATGGGCCAGGTCATGGACGAGGGAAAGCCCGCCCCTCGTCCTGTACGGGAAACCCGGCATAGGCAAGACCTCGAGCGCCCACGCCCTGGCACGCGACCTGCACTGGGAGGTCGTCGAACTGAATGCAAGCGACCAGCGGACCAGGGGTGTCCTCGAACGGGTGGCCGGGACCTCGAGCGCCACGGCAAGCCTGCTCGGCGCCGAACGCAAACTGATCCTCCTCGACGAGGCCGACAACCTCCACGGGACCGCCGACCGGGGGGGGGCGCGCGCGATCATCGAGATCGTCAGGCACTCCTGCCAGCCGATCATCCTCATTGCCAACGACCTCTACGGCCTCCCGAAGGAACTGCGGGCCATCGGCGAGCCAGTCCAGTTCAGGGCCATCCAGGCCCGCTCCATCGTGCCGCGGCTCAGGGAGATCTGCCGGTGCGAGGGGGTCTCCTGCTCACAGGACGCCCTCATGGCGATCGCCCAGAGTGCCGGGGGCGACATCCGCGCCGCCGTCAACATGCTCTATGCCTCGGCCCTCGGCAAGCAGGAGGTCGGCGCCGACGACGTTCACACCAGCCAGAAAGATCAGCGGTCGACGATCTTCGACCTTGTCGCCTCGACCTATGCAGGAAGAAAGTCAGACACCGAACTGGACAGACTTGGCTGGGAGGTGGACGAGGATCCAGGGACCGTCCTCCAGTGGCTGGAAGGGAACCTCCACACCCTCCAGCGCCCTGAGGCCGAGACGCGGGCGTACACCCCGCTGGCGCGGGCCGACGAATGGCTCGGGCTCACCCGCCGCCGCCAGTACTTCGCGCTCTGGAAATATGCCAGGGCGATGATGATCCTCGGCGTCAAGGAGGCCGCCGGCGGGGCGGGGGCCCATGGGAGACTGATGCCCCCAGCGCGGTGGCGGCGGATGGGCGGCGGGCGCAAACAGAAGTCGATCCGCGCCTCGGTGATGCAGAAACTCTCCCATGCCCTCTCCCTCCCCCAGCACACCATCAGGGAAGAGTATCTCCCGCTCATCACCCACCTCATCGAGGAGGACCCTGCCCTCTATGCGGAGACGCTCGTCTTCGACGCCGACGAACTGAACTTCTTCCTCCACGACAAACCTCGCTCAAAAGCGGTGATCAAAGAACTCAAGGCCGCCGAGAGAGCGCGAAAGAAGAAAGAGAAGGAAAAAGAGAGGGAGAGGAAGAAAATAGAGAAAGAGAAGAAGAAGGCCGAGGCCAAAGCCCGCGAAGACCCCCCGGTGCCCGAAGAAAAATCACAGCCCAAGGTGAACCAGGCCACGCTCTTCGATGCATTTTAA
- the hisG gene encoding ATP phosphoribosyltransferase, producing MTCIRLALPNKGRIAQPVRELVEKSGIHLVGTGERKLVARTVDPEIEVLFARPADIPEYVANGAADVGITGHDMVMERGSEVEELLDLKMGGATLVAAVPEDSAVTGVAALDGKRVATEFPVITRAFFEKHGVSVTIVPVGGACEATPYLGIADAIVDLTSSGTTLKTNRLRVIAEVLRSSTGVIASKEALTEKREKVHEVLLALESVVRAKGQCYLMMNAQREALTAIEQVLPGLGGPTVMDVASKEGLVAVHAVVAEECVYQLINQLKQAGARDILVMPIERMIP from the coding sequence ATGACCTGTATCCGCCTGGCATTACCGAACAAGGGGCGGATCGCTCAGCCGGTCCGTGAACTTGTGGAGAAGAGCGGGATCCATCTGGTCGGGACCGGTGAGCGCAAGCTCGTCGCCAGGACCGTGGACCCTGAGATCGAGGTGCTTTTTGCCCGTCCTGCCGATATTCCAGAATATGTGGCCAACGGCGCCGCGGACGTCGGGATCACCGGGCACGACATGGTGATGGAGCGAGGCTCAGAGGTAGAAGAACTCCTTGACCTCAAGATGGGGGGCGCCACCCTGGTGGCGGCCGTGCCCGAGGACTCGGCGGTGACCGGGGTCGCCGCCCTTGACGGGAAGAGAGTGGCGACCGAGTTTCCGGTCATCACCAGGGCGTTCTTTGAGAAGCACGGGGTCTCGGTGACGATCGTCCCGGTCGGGGGGGCCTGTGAGGCGACGCCGTACCTGGGGATCGCCGACGCCATCGTGGACCTGACCAGTTCAGGGACGACGCTCAAGACCAACCGGCTGAGGGTGATCGCCGAGGTGCTCAGGTCGAGCACCGGGGTGATCGCAAGCAAGGAGGCCCTCACCGAGAAGAGGGAGAAGGTCCATGAGGTGCTCCTGGCCCTGGAGAGCGTGGTGCGGGCGAAGGGGCAGTGTTATCTGATGATGAATGCCCAGCGCGAGGCCCTGACGGCGATCGAGCAGGTGCTCCCTGGCCTGGGCGGGCCGACAGTGATGGACGTGGCCTCGAAGGAAGGACTGGTCGCGGTCCATGCGGTCGTGGCCGAGGAGTGCGTGTACCAGCTCATCAACCAGTTGAAGCAGGCGGGGGCGCGCGATATCCTGGTGATGCCGATCGAGCGGATGATCCCCTGA
- a CDS encoding histone yields the protein MADLPIAAVVRIAKKNGAERVGSDAAAALVAKAEAYIATLTKEANRLAQHAGRKTIKEEDVELAAKSA from the coding sequence ATGGCAGACTTACCAATTGCAGCGGTTGTCAGAATCGCTAAGAAGAATGGTGCTGAGAGAGTTGGCAGCGATGCAGCGGCGGCCCTTGTTGCAAAGGCCGAGGCATACATCGCTACCCTGACCAAGGAAGCCAACCGTCTCGCCCAGCACGCTGGTCGCAAGACGATCAAGGAAGAGGATGTTGAACTCGCGGCAAAGTCCGCCTGA
- a CDS encoding diadenylate cyclase — MNEHLLVQTATELAEEIGARAVVSFTQPCTCQAKVPLVWVKDLQLDILKDLSMCEILSVCEHHMLDAAVHAYLKEQFEDGTVVAVFPYAILVFDLEKAKNFVDIKEYEDIAPRDVMYAVLNLALEIAIEGREGRRIGTAFIIGDPARIARHSHQAVLNPFAGHDPASRDITRRENWESVKEFAQIDGVFIIDTEGRVCSAGTYLDVNAKVVNLPPGLGGRHLATAAITAVMPAVGVTVSESGGMVRVFRDGACTITIRSDIRITS; from the coding sequence ATGAACGAGCACCTCCTTGTCCAGACTGCAACCGAACTCGCCGAGGAGATCGGGGCGCGGGCCGTCGTCTCCTTCACCCAGCCCTGCACCTGCCAGGCCAAGGTGCCGCTGGTCTGGGTCAAGGACCTGCAGCTCGACATCCTCAAGGACCTCTCGATGTGCGAGATCCTCTCGGTCTGCGAGCACCATATGCTCGACGCCGCGGTGCATGCCTATCTCAAGGAACAGTTCGAGGACGGGACGGTCGTGGCGGTCTTCCCGTACGCCATCCTGGTCTTCGACCTGGAGAAGGCGAAGAACTTCGTCGACATCAAGGAATACGAGGACATCGCCCCGAGGGACGTGATGTATGCGGTCCTCAACCTCGCCCTCGAGATCGCTATCGAGGGGCGGGAAGGCAGGAGGATCGGGACGGCCTTCATCATCGGGGATCCGGCCAGGATCGCGAGGCACTCCCACCAGGCGGTCCTCAACCCCTTTGCCGGGCACGACCCGGCCTCCCGCGATATCACCAGGCGGGAGAACTGGGAGAGCGTGAAGGAGTTTGCCCAGATCGATGGAGTTTTCATCATCGACACCGAAGGCAGAGTCTGTTCTGCCGGGACCTACCTCGACGTCAACGCCAAGGTGGTCAATCTCCCGCCTGGCCTGGGGGGGCGCCACCTGGCGACGGCGGCGATCACCGCGGTGATGCCGGCGGTCGGGGTGACGGTCTCAGAGAGCGGAGGAATGGTGAGAGTCTTCCGTGACGGGGCCTGCACCATCACGATCAGGTCAGATATCAGGATCACCAGTTAG
- a CDS encoding methanogenesis marker 2 protein, whose amino-acid sequence MVDNCSPDSVARSVREYEGVTRKRAIGELIENLKINDQPDVVASYGEDAAVIRQDGMALLLAADGIWSKLMEADPFWAGYCAVLVNVHDIAAMGGRPLAMVDVLSFTDGKLCNEVTRGMQAASAQFGVPIVGGHLHPDTPYSVIDLAIMGSVPVDDVIYSSTAEAGDRVVAAIDLDGRVHPSCILNWDSATMRSAEEVRRQIGVMQELARRHLVTAAKDISNPGVIGTLGMLLETSRKGAEVELDAIPRPDLKEHGITFEHWVRMYPGMGFIMTCHDEHTDEICRLFEEAGMTAQPVGWVNDSHTLSVSYEGSTTSVFDLETEGIMRIIDATDLV is encoded by the coding sequence GTGGTAGACAACTGTTCCCCCGATTCGGTCGCCAGATCGGTCCGGGAATACGAGGGGGTTACGAGAAAACGCGCGATCGGCGAGTTGATCGAGAATCTCAAGATCAATGACCAGCCCGACGTCGTTGCGTCTTATGGGGAGGACGCCGCCGTGATCAGGCAGGACGGCATGGCCCTCCTCCTGGCAGCAGACGGGATCTGGAGCAAACTGATGGAAGCCGACCCCTTCTGGGCTGGATATTGTGCGGTGCTGGTGAATGTGCACGATATCGCTGCAATGGGCGGGCGGCCCCTGGCGATGGTCGACGTCCTCTCGTTCACCGACGGGAAACTCTGCAATGAGGTGACGAGGGGGATGCAGGCGGCGTCCGCGCAGTTCGGCGTCCCGATCGTGGGCGGCCATCTCCACCCCGACACCCCGTACTCGGTCATCGATCTTGCGATCATGGGTTCGGTGCCGGTCGACGATGTCATCTATTCGAGCACTGCGGAAGCTGGGGACCGGGTCGTGGCGGCGATCGACCTCGACGGCAGGGTGCATCCTTCGTGTATCCTGAACTGGGACTCGGCGACGATGCGGTCGGCCGAGGAGGTGCGCCGCCAGATCGGGGTGATGCAGGAACTTGCCAGGCGTCACCTGGTCACGGCGGCCAAGGACATCTCCAACCCCGGGGTCATCGGCACCCTGGGGATGCTTCTTGAGACCTCGAGGAAGGGGGCCGAGGTGGAACTCGACGCGATCCCGCGCCCTGACCTGAAGGAGCATGGGATCACCTTCGAGCACTGGGTGCGGATGTACCCCGGGATGGGTTTCATCATGACCTGTCATGACGAGCACACCGACGAGATCTGTCGGCTCTTCGAGGAGGCCGGGATGACGGCGCAGCCGGTCGGGTGGGTGAATGACTCGCACACTCTCTCGGTCTCGTATGAGGGGTCCACGACCTCGGTCTTCGATCTGGAGACCGAGGGGATTATGCGGATCATCGACGCCACAGACCTGGTATGA
- the hisB gene encoding imidazoleglycerol-phosphate dehydratase HisB, with the protein MRRSSIQRATKETKIALTLDLEGEGESRVETGLPFLDHMLGSFAKHGGFALQVEAEGDLEVDAHHLVEDVGIVLGAALKEAVGDGAGITRFADASIPMDEALATVALDVGGRGYLVFTGSFNTPAVGRIDTTLFEHFFYSLCIQAGVTAHVRFYGRNDHHIAEAIYKGFGVALRKAVAQDGRQGVPSTKGTL; encoded by the coding sequence ATGAGACGAAGTTCCATTCAGAGAGCGACGAAGGAGACGAAAATCGCCCTCACCCTGGACCTGGAGGGCGAGGGGGAGAGCAGGGTCGAGACAGGCCTGCCCTTCCTCGATCATATGCTCGGGTCGTTTGCAAAGCACGGCGGGTTTGCCCTGCAGGTGGAGGCAGAAGGCGACCTGGAGGTGGACGCCCACCACCTGGTCGAGGACGTCGGGATCGTCCTCGGGGCGGCGCTGAAGGAGGCGGTCGGCGACGGTGCCGGGATCACGCGTTTCGCCGACGCTTCGATCCCGATGGACGAGGCGCTCGCGACGGTCGCCCTGGACGTCGGCGGCCGGGGCTACCTGGTCTTCACGGGGTCGTTCAACACGCCGGCGGTCGGCAGGATCGACACCACGCTCTTCGAACACTTCTTCTACAGTCTCTGCATCCAGGCCGGGGTGACGGCCCACGTCAGGTTCTACGGGCGCAACGACCACCACATCGCCGAGGCGATCTATAAGGGCTTTGGCGTCGCCCTCAGGAAGGCGGTCGCACAGGACGGGCGGCAGGGCGTGCCGAGCACCAAGGGCACGCTGTGA